In a genomic window of Aeromonas veronii:
- a CDS encoding lytic transglycosylase F encodes MRRWIWALLALCCFPLLAAELKPQRLPQPGDLESILQKRELRALVVYERGFYFLDRGAQYGILVNQLQGFERWLNKTYLAKEKVKLKVVYIPVRQDKLLDYLTEGRGDLVAATMTVTPTRREQVAFSRPLISSIEEWVVSQKSLPAFNRITQLSGRRVWVRASSSYYESLRQLNWLFRELGLPPVYIETVPEYLQDGDLLEMVAAGLIPLTVTDSYKERIWLGGMISGLKAHKLIPLRSNGNSAWALRKNSPELLEAVNGYLASVSRNSLYSDMTLRRLLVHSEQLSNILAPDPMGRLATIRKVLEKYANQYDLDWLMLAALGYKESGLNPKVRSHKGAVGIMQLLPSTGQEVGINGARLTTLEGNVEAACRYLRLILDTYFDDPKLDRLNRHLFALAAYNAGPNRVQALRGKADKLGLDPNVWFGNVDQLVANEVGQGPINYVGTIYKYYVAYRFSLPQIEGKAAAIEAAQP; translated from the coding sequence ATGCGACGCTGGATCTGGGCTCTGCTGGCCCTCTGCTGTTTTCCCCTGCTGGCGGCTGAACTCAAGCCACAGCGTTTGCCCCAACCCGGGGATCTCGAAAGCATTCTGCAAAAGCGCGAACTCAGGGCGCTGGTGGTCTATGAGCGCGGCTTCTACTTTCTCGATCGTGGGGCCCAGTACGGCATTCTGGTCAATCAGCTGCAAGGGTTTGAGCGCTGGTTGAACAAGACCTATCTCGCCAAGGAGAAGGTCAAACTCAAGGTGGTCTACATCCCGGTGCGCCAGGACAAGCTGCTGGACTACCTGACCGAGGGGCGTGGCGATCTGGTGGCGGCGACCATGACGGTGACCCCGACCCGGCGTGAACAGGTGGCCTTCTCCCGGCCGCTCATCTCTTCCATCGAGGAGTGGGTGGTAAGCCAGAAGAGCCTGCCCGCCTTCAACCGCATTACCCAGCTCTCCGGCAGACGGGTCTGGGTGCGGGCCAGCTCCAGCTACTACGAGAGTCTGCGCCAGCTCAACTGGCTGTTTCGCGAGCTGGGGCTGCCCCCCGTCTATATCGAAACGGTGCCCGAATACTTGCAGGATGGCGACCTGCTGGAGATGGTGGCTGCCGGCCTTATTCCCTTGACGGTGACCGACAGCTACAAGGAGCGGATCTGGCTGGGGGGCATGATCTCCGGCCTCAAGGCTCACAAGCTGATCCCCCTGCGCAGTAACGGCAACAGCGCCTGGGCGCTGCGCAAGAACAGCCCCGAGCTGCTCGAGGCGGTCAATGGTTATCTGGCGAGCGTCAGCCGCAACAGCCTCTACAGCGACATGACCCTGCGCCGGTTGCTGGTTCACAGCGAGCAGCTGAGCAATATCCTGGCGCCGGACCCCATGGGGCGCCTCGCGACCATTCGCAAGGTGCTGGAGAAGTACGCCAATCAATACGATCTCGACTGGCTGATGCTGGCGGCGCTCGGCTACAAGGAGTCCGGCCTCAATCCCAAGGTGCGTTCGCACAAGGGGGCCGTGGGCATCATGCAGCTGCTGCCCAGCACGGGGCAGGAGGTTGGCATCAACGGCGCCAGACTGACCACCCTTGAGGGTAATGTGGAGGCCGCCTGCCGCTACCTGCGGTTGATCCTCGATACCTACTTCGATGATCCCAAGCTGGATCGGCTCAACCGCCACCTGTTTGCCCTCGCCGCCTACAACGCGGGGCCGAACCGGGTACAGGCGCTGCGGGGCAAAGCCGACAAGCTGGGGCTCGATCCCAACGTCTGGTTCGGCAACGTGGATCAGCTGGTGGCCAACGAAGTCGGACAGGGGCCGATCAACTATGTCGGCACCATCTACAAGTACTACGTGGCCTATCGTTTCAGCCTGCCCCAGATCGAGGGCAAGGCTGCCGCTATCGAAGCGGCTCAGCCCTGA
- a CDS encoding phospholipase D family protein, with protein MIPGSFALIDDPLLALKVRCQWIRHARERIQAQYYSWEEDSSGKLLLSELLHAARRGVKVQLLVDDLYAGDNRFLEMVAHYPGIEVRLFNPFWLRGWRPLALLLEGLLSFRRINHRMHNKLLLVDGKLALIGGRNIGDRYFGLDPQAPFVDLDLACQGGLCQQMAQGFEQFWHSRWSHPIRHLLRRELLPAEIEVVNDFLFTMTDPAVATVYDLPAALFDESNVPLQWHEGRAEVWFDRPGKGLISRPATARQLWRQLADNPGSLGLVTPYLILTRGFRHRLARLRQQGVTIDILTNSLASTDVPLVYGAYQRYLGWLLRRGIRVAEFAHGHGSLHAKLILLGQERALFGSLNLDPRSLFLNTELMLHLHCPPICEALRMWLARWQEQAGGSPRKPEGWSRRLIARLSDWLPLRRWL; from the coding sequence ATGATCCCCGGATCCTTTGCCCTGATCGACGATCCCCTGCTGGCGCTCAAGGTGCGCTGCCAATGGATCCGTCATGCCCGCGAGCGGATCCAGGCGCAGTACTACAGCTGGGAGGAGGACAGCAGCGGCAAGCTGCTGCTGAGCGAGCTACTCCACGCCGCCCGGCGCGGCGTCAAGGTGCAGCTGCTGGTGGATGATCTCTATGCCGGTGACAACCGCTTTCTGGAGATGGTGGCTCACTACCCGGGGATCGAGGTGCGGCTGTTCAACCCCTTCTGGCTGCGGGGCTGGCGCCCGCTGGCACTGCTGCTGGAGGGGTTGCTCAGCTTTCGCCGCATCAACCACCGGATGCACAACAAGCTGCTGCTGGTGGATGGCAAGCTGGCGCTGATCGGCGGGCGCAACATCGGCGATCGCTACTTCGGTCTGGATCCGCAAGCCCCCTTCGTGGATCTCGATCTCGCCTGTCAGGGGGGGCTGTGCCAGCAGATGGCGCAGGGGTTCGAGCAGTTCTGGCACAGCCGCTGGAGTCATCCCATCCGCCATCTGCTGCGCCGCGAGCTGCTGCCCGCCGAAATAGAGGTGGTCAACGACTTCCTGTTCACCATGACGGATCCGGCGGTGGCGACGGTCTACGATCTGCCCGCAGCGCTGTTCGACGAGAGCAATGTGCCGCTGCAGTGGCACGAGGGGCGGGCCGAGGTGTGGTTCGACCGTCCCGGCAAGGGGCTGATCTCCCGCCCCGCCACCGCCCGTCAGCTGTGGCGCCAGTTGGCTGACAATCCCGGCTCGCTGGGGTTGGTAACCCCTTACCTCATCCTTACCCGCGGGTTTCGGCACCGTCTGGCTCGGCTGCGCCAGCAGGGGGTCACCATCGACATTCTCACCAACTCGCTGGCCAGTACCGATGTGCCGCTGGTCTATGGCGCCTATCAGCGCTATCTCGGCTGGTTGCTGCGCCGCGGGATCCGGGTCGCCGAGTTCGCTCATGGCCACGGCAGCCTGCACGCCAAGCTGATCCTGCTGGGGCAGGAGCGGGCGCTGTTTGGTAGCCTCAACCTCGATCCCCGCTCGCTGTTTCTCAATACCGAACTGATGCTGCATCTGCACTGCCCGCCGATCTGCGAGGCGCTGCGAATGTGGTTGGCTCGCTGGCAGGAGCAGGCCGGTGGATCGCCGCGCAAACCCGAGGGGTGGTCAAGGCGGCTGATCGCCCGCCTGAGCGACTGGTTGCCACTGCGCCGCTGGCTATGA
- a CDS encoding TRAP transporter permease produces MQDKQLSTEELIAQDVGARLPLGPLGWIITTLALAWSLFQLWIASPLPFMVGFGVLNDTETRSIHLTFALLLAFLVFPAFRSSPRDRVPLGDIALGLIAAGAASYLFVMYEALALRPGTLTTADLVTACIGIPLLLEAARRALGPALAVIAIVFLVYSLAGPWMPGLLAHRGVSFSALANHQWITTEGVFGIALGVSTSFVFLFVLFGALLERAGAGHYFIQLAFSLLGHLRGGPAKAAVVASGLTGLISGSSIANVVTTGTFTIPMMKKVGFSSEKAGAVEVASSVNGQIMPPVMGAAAFLMVEYVGIPYVEIIKHAFLPAAISYIALLYIVHLEALKLGMQPIGNHQPKPWLRRLTGFAFGAALISGLSLAVYYGLGWLKPALGDYALPGISVLLAATYVALLKIAASNEPLPAEDPDKPLTELPNTRAVLLSGLHFLLPVVVLVWCLMVERLSPGLSAFWGTVMLVIILLTQRPLLNWLRQDGKHDYGTVVDGVVDLREGLVAGARNMIGIGIATATAGIIVGAVSQTGVGLVLADLVEFLSMGNLLLMLLLTALLSLILGMGLPTTANYIVVSSLLAPVVVTLGQQNGLIVPLIAVHLFVFYFGIMADVTPPVGLASFAAAAVSKGDPIKTGITAFYYSLRTAALPFLFIFNTDLLLIDVDFAHGVLIFIVATIAMLIFAAATQGWFLVKSRWYESVLLLLVAFTLFRPGFWMDMVHDPYRETPPAQLAQTMGEVEAESTLRLRILGEDAVGKPRKFTLLIAVPDGADGEERLANLGLSLYEQDGKTLIDNVAFGSPAATMGLEFDQEILTVKAPTERWTKEWMWIPGFLLFGVIVWLQHRRSINAG; encoded by the coding sequence ATGCAAGATAAACAACTCTCTACCGAGGAACTGATCGCCCAGGACGTGGGTGCTCGCCTGCCGCTGGGCCCGCTGGGCTGGATCATCACCACGCTGGCGCTGGCCTGGTCCTTGTTCCAGCTCTGGATCGCCTCGCCACTCCCCTTCATGGTGGGGTTTGGCGTACTCAATGACACCGAAACCCGCTCCATTCACCTCACCTTTGCCCTGTTGCTGGCTTTTCTGGTGTTCCCGGCATTTCGCTCCTCGCCGCGGGATCGGGTACCCCTCGGTGATATCGCCCTCGGCCTGATCGCCGCTGGCGCCGCGTCTTACCTGTTCGTGATGTATGAAGCGCTGGCGCTGCGGCCCGGCACCCTCACTACCGCCGATCTGGTGACCGCCTGCATCGGCATTCCGCTGCTGCTGGAAGCGGCGCGCCGCGCCCTGGGGCCGGCACTGGCGGTCATCGCCATCGTCTTTCTGGTCTACAGCCTGGCGGGCCCCTGGATGCCGGGACTGCTGGCACACCGTGGGGTCAGCTTCAGCGCGCTGGCCAACCACCAGTGGATCACTACCGAAGGGGTGTTTGGTATTGCCCTTGGCGTTTCCACCAGCTTCGTGTTCCTGTTCGTGCTGTTCGGCGCCCTGCTGGAGCGGGCCGGTGCCGGTCACTACTTTATCCAGCTCGCCTTCAGCCTGCTCGGTCACCTGCGCGGCGGCCCGGCCAAGGCAGCAGTGGTCGCCTCCGGCCTGACCGGTCTGATTTCCGGCTCGTCGATTGCCAACGTGGTGACCACCGGCACCTTCACCATCCCGATGATGAAGAAGGTGGGCTTCAGTTCAGAGAAAGCGGGGGCAGTGGAAGTGGCCTCCTCGGTCAACGGCCAGATCATGCCACCTGTGATGGGGGCTGCGGCTTTCCTGATGGTCGAATACGTGGGCATCCCCTATGTGGAGATCATCAAGCACGCCTTCCTGCCTGCCGCCATCTCCTACATAGCGCTGCTCTACATCGTCCATCTGGAGGCGCTAAAACTGGGCATGCAGCCCATCGGCAACCATCAACCCAAACCCTGGCTGCGCCGCCTGACCGGCTTTGCCTTTGGCGCGGCCCTCATCAGCGGCCTGTCACTGGCGGTCTACTATGGCCTCGGCTGGCTCAAACCTGCGCTGGGTGACTACGCACTGCCGGGGATCTCGGTACTGCTGGCTGCCACCTATGTGGCCCTGTTGAAGATCGCCGCCAGCAATGAACCACTGCCTGCCGAAGATCCCGACAAGCCGCTCACCGAGCTGCCCAATACCCGCGCCGTGCTGCTCTCCGGCCTGCACTTCCTGCTGCCGGTGGTGGTACTGGTATGGTGCCTGATGGTGGAACGCCTCTCGCCGGGGCTGTCGGCCTTCTGGGGGACCGTGATGCTGGTGATCATCCTGCTGACCCAGCGCCCGCTGCTCAACTGGCTGCGCCAGGACGGCAAGCACGACTACGGCACCGTCGTGGACGGCGTGGTGGATCTGCGGGAAGGGCTGGTCGCCGGTGCTCGCAACATGATTGGTATCGGCATTGCCACCGCCACCGCGGGGATTATCGTGGGTGCGGTCTCCCAGACCGGGGTCGGTCTGGTGCTGGCGGATCTGGTGGAGTTCCTCTCCATGGGCAACCTGCTGCTGATGCTGCTACTCACCGCCCTGCTGAGCCTGATCCTCGGCATGGGGCTGCCCACCACCGCCAACTACATCGTTGTCTCCAGCCTGCTGGCACCGGTGGTAGTGACGCTGGGGCAACAAAACGGGTTGATCGTGCCGCTGATCGCGGTGCACCTCTTTGTCTTCTACTTCGGCATCATGGCGGATGTGACGCCGCCGGTAGGACTGGCCTCCTTCGCGGCAGCCGCCGTCTCCAAGGGCGATCCCATCAAGACCGGGATCACCGCCTTCTACTACAGCCTGCGTACCGCGGCGCTGCCGTTCCTGTTTATCTTCAACACCGATCTGCTGCTGATCGACGTGGACTTCGCCCACGGGGTGCTGATCTTCATCGTGGCGACCATCGCCATGCTGATCTTCGCCGCCGCCACCCAGGGCTGGTTCCTGGTGAAGAGCCGCTGGTACGAGAGCGTGCTGCTACTGCTGGTCGCCTTTACCCTGTTCCGCCCGGGTTTCTGGATGGACATGGTGCACGATCCCTATCGCGAGACCCCGCCTGCCCAGCTGGCCCAAACCATGGGCGAAGTGGAAGCGGAGAGCACCCTGCGGCTGCGGATCCTCGGTGAAGATGCGGTGGGCAAACCGCGCAAGTTTACCCTGCTGATCGCCGTACCGGATGGCGCGGATGGCGAGGAGCGGCTGGCCAATCTGGGGCTGAGCCTCTATGAGCAGGATGGCAAGACGCTGATCGACAACGTCGCCTTTGGCAGCCCGGCCGCCACCATGGGGCTGGAGTTCGATCAGGAGATCCTCACCGTCAAGGCGCCGACCGAGCGCTGGACCAAGGAGTGGATGTGGATCCCGGGCTTCCTGCTGTTCGGGGTGATCGTCTGGCTGCAGCATCGCCGCAGCATCAATGCCGGTTAA
- a CDS encoding TAXI family TRAP transporter solute-binding subunit, with product MKGLTLACALSAALVGVSFGGPVQAQERFVTIGTGGQTGVYYVAGQSICRFLNRGAADHQIKCNAPASGGGVANVNGIRSGEFNFGIMQSDHQFKAMKGLPPFQAEGAMDDIRAVFSLQSEVFTILARRDAKIASFDDLKGKRVNIGNPGSGQRDTMEEIMAVKGWKKGDFGLVSELKPAEQASALGDNNIDAMSYFVGHPNGAIQEASTTTDAVLVPVTGADIDKLLAEKSYYSKAEIPGGLYKGSDKPTPSIGGKAVLSTSAKTDPEVVYQLVKSVFDNLDRFKRLHPAFADLKEADMIKVGLSAPLHEGAARYYKERGWL from the coding sequence ATGAAAGGATTAACTTTGGCGTGTGCCCTGTCGGCGGCCCTGGTCGGTGTCTCATTCGGTGGTCCGGTACAAGCGCAGGAGCGCTTCGTGACCATAGGCACCGGCGGTCAGACCGGCGTCTACTATGTCGCAGGCCAGTCTATCTGCCGCTTCCTCAATCGCGGCGCCGCCGATCACCAGATCAAGTGCAATGCCCCGGCCAGTGGCGGTGGTGTTGCCAACGTCAACGGCATCCGTAGCGGCGAATTCAACTTCGGCATCATGCAATCCGACCACCAGTTCAAGGCGATGAAAGGGCTGCCGCCGTTCCAGGCCGAAGGGGCCATGGATGACATTCGCGCCGTCTTCTCCCTGCAGAGCGAGGTGTTCACCATCCTGGCTCGCCGCGATGCCAAGATCGCCAGCTTCGACGATCTGAAAGGCAAGCGCGTCAACATCGGTAACCCGGGCTCCGGCCAGCGTGACACCATGGAAGAGATAATGGCGGTCAAAGGCTGGAAGAAGGGTGACTTCGGTCTGGTCTCCGAGCTGAAACCGGCCGAACAGGCCTCCGCCCTCGGTGACAACAACATCGACGCTATGAGCTACTTCGTGGGTCACCCGAACGGCGCCATTCAGGAAGCCTCCACCACCACAGATGCAGTACTGGTACCGGTGACCGGCGCCGACATCGACAAGTTGCTGGCCGAGAAGAGCTACTACAGCAAGGCCGAGATCCCGGGCGGCCTCTACAAGGGCAGCGACAAGCCGACCCCCTCCATCGGTGGCAAAGCGGTGCTCTCCACCAGCGCCAAGACCGATCCGGAAGTGGTCTATCAGCTGGTCAAATCGGTGTTCGACAACCTGGATCGCTTCAAGCGCCTGCACCCTGCCTTTGCCGACCTGAAAGAGGCCGACATGATCAAGGTAGGTCTCTCTGCACCGCTGCATGAAGGGGCTGCCCGCTACTACAAAGAGCGCGGCTGGCTCTGA
- a CDS encoding S9 family peptidase: MFTFSRGVLLLAFLTVLPPTYANEEPAMLTSEHPIQPPVAAKHPRTLKKHGDTRIDNYYWLRDDQRQAPEVLQYLEAENAYTEAMLKPTQPLREQLYKEMVARIPQQDESVPYVKNGYRYQTRYEPGKEYGIYSRTKLGEEQASLLLDSNLRAEGHEFYALGALEVSRNNRWLAVAEDFLSRRQYQIQFLDLESGQWATDKLENTSGNLVWANDNKTVFYVRKHPQTLLPYQVYRHTLGTDPATDKLVYEEKDDSFYVSLYATTSEDFIVIALSSTTTGEARLIDANQPEHAPRLFLPRQMDHEYSLDHYRGRFYVRSNKDGKNFGLYETKESPVDRWKAVIAPNPDVLLESYALFKDWLVLEERSKGLTRLRQINWQSGDEKEIAFDDPAYVTWLAYNPEPDTSALRYGYSSMTTPASTYELDMASGKRTLLKQQPVAGFKADQYASERLWVTARDGVSVPVSLVYRKDKFKKEQADAPKNPLLVYGYGSYGASMDPDFSSSRLSLLDRGFVYAIAHIRGGEELGRHWYEDGKLLKKQNTFNDFIDVTKALVEQGYGARDQVYAIGGSAGGLLMGAVINQAPELYRGVVAQVPFVDVVTTMLDESIPLTTGEYDEWGNPNQKRYYDYMKSYSPYDQVKAQAYPNLLVTTGLHDSQVQYWEPAKWVAKLRELKTDDNKLLLNTDMDAGHGGKSGRFKAYEDIALEYAFILDLATPAN, encoded by the coding sequence ATGTTTACCTTTTCCCGAGGAGTTCTGCTGCTAGCCTTTCTGACAGTTCTCCCTCCCACTTATGCCAATGAAGAGCCCGCCATGCTGACAAGCGAACATCCAATCCAGCCGCCCGTGGCCGCCAAACATCCCCGCACCCTGAAAAAGCACGGGGATACCCGCATCGACAACTACTACTGGCTGCGCGACGACCAGCGTCAGGCGCCGGAAGTATTGCAATACCTGGAGGCCGAGAACGCCTATACCGAGGCCATGCTCAAGCCGACCCAGCCCCTGCGCGAACAGCTTTACAAGGAGATGGTGGCCCGCATCCCCCAGCAGGATGAGTCGGTGCCCTATGTGAAAAATGGCTACCGCTACCAGACCCGCTATGAGCCGGGCAAGGAGTACGGGATCTATTCACGCACCAAGCTCGGGGAAGAGCAGGCAAGCCTGCTGCTCGACAGCAACCTGCGGGCTGAGGGGCACGAGTTCTATGCCCTAGGCGCCCTTGAGGTGAGCCGCAACAACCGCTGGCTGGCGGTAGCGGAAGATTTCCTCTCCCGTCGTCAGTACCAGATCCAGTTCCTCGATCTGGAGAGCGGCCAGTGGGCCACCGACAAACTGGAAAATACCTCCGGCAATCTGGTGTGGGCCAACGACAACAAGACCGTCTTCTATGTGCGCAAGCACCCGCAGACCCTGCTTCCGTATCAGGTCTATCGCCATACGCTCGGGACGGATCCGGCCACGGACAAGCTGGTTTACGAGGAGAAGGATGACTCCTTCTACGTCAGCCTCTACGCCACCACTTCGGAAGATTTCATCGTCATCGCCCTCTCCAGCACAACTACCGGCGAAGCACGGCTGATCGATGCCAACCAGCCGGAGCACGCCCCCCGCCTGTTCCTGCCCCGTCAGATGGATCACGAATACAGCCTGGATCACTACCGCGGCCGCTTCTATGTGCGCTCCAACAAGGACGGCAAGAACTTCGGCCTCTACGAGACCAAGGAGAGCCCGGTCGATCGCTGGAAGGCGGTGATTGCCCCCAATCCGGACGTGCTGCTGGAGAGCTACGCCCTGTTCAAGGATTGGCTGGTACTGGAAGAGCGCAGCAAGGGGCTGACCCGACTGCGCCAGATCAACTGGCAGAGCGGTGACGAGAAGGAGATCGCCTTCGACGATCCCGCCTATGTCACTTGGCTCGCCTACAACCCGGAGCCGGATACCAGCGCCCTGCGCTATGGCTACTCCTCCATGACCACCCCCGCCTCCACCTATGAGCTGGATATGGCGAGCGGCAAGCGCACCCTGCTCAAGCAGCAGCCGGTGGCAGGCTTCAAGGCCGACCAGTACGCCAGCGAGCGACTCTGGGTGACCGCCCGCGACGGTGTATCGGTGCCGGTGTCGCTGGTCTATCGCAAAGACAAGTTCAAGAAAGAGCAGGCCGATGCGCCCAAGAATCCGCTGCTGGTCTATGGCTACGGCTCCTACGGCGCCAGCATGGATCCCGACTTCAGCAGCTCGCGCCTGAGCCTGCTGGATCGCGGCTTCGTCTACGCTATCGCCCATATTCGGGGTGGTGAAGAGCTGGGCCGTCACTGGTACGAAGATGGCAAGTTGCTGAAAAAGCAGAACACCTTCAATGACTTCATCGATGTCACCAAGGCGCTGGTGGAGCAAGGCTACGGTGCCAGGGATCAGGTCTACGCCATCGGCGGCAGCGCCGGTGGTCTGCTGATGGGGGCCGTCATCAATCAGGCGCCCGAACTCTATCGCGGCGTGGTGGCGCAGGTGCCGTTCGTCGATGTGGTCACCACCATGCTGGACGAGTCCATTCCCCTCACCACCGGGGAGTATGACGAGTGGGGCAACCCGAACCAGAAGCGCTACTACGACTACATGAAGAGCTACAGCCCCTACGATCAGGTGAAGGCGCAAGCCTACCCCAACCTGCTGGTCACCACCGGGCTGCACGACTCCCAGGTGCAATATTGGGAGCCCGCCAAGTGGGTCGCCAAGCTGCGCGAGTTGAAGACGGATGATAACAAGTTGTTACTGAACACCGACATGGATGCCGGCCACGGCGGCAAGTCGGGCCGCTTCAAAGCCTACGAGGATATCGCGCTGGAATACGCCTTTATCCTGGATCTGGCCACCCCGGCCAACTGA
- a CDS encoding DUF411 domain-containing protein, producing MYKPLLLAMLAGTVSFSALAAEKMTVYKSKYCGCCQSWNEHMEQNGFELEVIETEQLGAVKQQYGIAPELASCHTGIVNGYVIEGHVPAADVQKLLREKPAIRGLTIPGMPQSAPGMDIPGHPYEVLSISKEGATNRWSSYPG from the coding sequence ATGTACAAACCCCTGTTACTGGCCATGCTGGCCGGTACCGTCAGCTTTTCGGCCCTCGCGGCTGAGAAGATGACCGTCTACAAATCAAAATATTGTGGCTGCTGCCAGAGCTGGAACGAGCACATGGAGCAGAATGGCTTCGAACTGGAGGTCATCGAGACCGAGCAACTCGGCGCAGTGAAGCAGCAATACGGTATCGCGCCGGAACTGGCCTCTTGCCATACCGGAATCGTGAACGGCTATGTGATCGAGGGGCATGTACCGGCCGCCGATGTGCAGAAGCTGCTCAGGGAAAAACCGGCGATCCGCGGCCTGACCATTCCGGGCATGCCCCAGAGTGCGCCGGGCATGGATATTCCGGGCCATCCCTATGAGGTACTGAGTATCAGCAAAGAGGGCGCGACCAACCGCTGGTCGAGCTACCCCGGCTGA
- a CDS encoding SDR family oxidoreductase, translating into MSKSLVVITGASAGIGAAIARAFSAAGHPLLLLARRVEPMQALNLPDTLCIGVDVTDTAAMKAAVQQAEAQFGPVGCMVNNAGVMLLGQADVQDPAEWQQMLNINVMGVLNGVHAVLAGMKERRSGTIINISSIAGRKTFPNHAAYCATKFAVHALTENIREEVADVGVRMVTIAPGAVETELLSHTTDESIKAGYHDWKDQMGGVIAPEVIADAVLYAWNQPANVCVREIVLAATRQQP; encoded by the coding sequence ATGTCCAAATCTCTCGTCGTGATCACCGGCGCCTCCGCCGGGATCGGTGCCGCCATCGCCCGTGCCTTCTCTGCTGCCGGTCATCCGCTGTTGCTGCTGGCCCGCCGGGTCGAGCCGATGCAAGCACTGAACCTGCCCGATACCCTCTGCATCGGGGTCGATGTGACCGACACCGCCGCCATGAAGGCCGCCGTCCAGCAGGCAGAAGCCCAATTCGGTCCGGTCGGCTGCATGGTCAACAACGCAGGCGTCATGCTGCTGGGTCAGGCCGATGTGCAGGACCCGGCCGAGTGGCAGCAGATGCTCAACATCAACGTGATGGGGGTGCTGAATGGCGTCCACGCAGTGCTGGCAGGCATGAAGGAGCGCCGCAGTGGCACCATCATCAACATCAGCTCCATCGCCGGTCGCAAGACCTTCCCGAACCATGCCGCCTACTGCGCTACCAAGTTCGCCGTGCACGCCCTGACCGAGAACATCCGGGAAGAGGTGGCCGATGTCGGCGTGCGGATGGTGACCATTGCTCCGGGTGCGGTCGAGACCGAGCTGCTCAGCCACACCACTGACGAGAGCATCAAGGCCGGTTACCACGACTGGAAAGATCAGATGGGCGGCGTCATTGCGCCGGAAGTGATCGCCGATGCCGTGCTCTACGCTTGGAACCAACCTGCCAACGTCTGCGTGCGCGAGATCGTGCTGGCGGCGACCCGTCAGCAACCTTAA
- a CDS encoding LysR family transcriptional regulator, which produces MLDLRLLRFFIAIYEEKNITAAAERCHVSQPSLSAGLRQLEEALGDSLFIRGKKGVVAKDPAHYLYPHAVKLVEEARRLPELFRQKATRARLNIAIMPDLSRRRVAGLLQQVQRVLPQLDLTLSDYTTPADCRLTLDALRREDEIFLPLWEEDYVLCVPVDHPLASRGRIELAELQHYDFIECPPCEAHQQTIGLLACDRLTLNLVAKAESKGLVMALVLAGVGISFLPDGLVEDEAGLCTLPVSGPRMFRRIGLCYPAHQTLNPALRELIPELAGYGAS; this is translated from the coding sequence ATGCTGGACTTGAGATTGCTGCGTTTCTTCATCGCCATCTATGAAGAGAAGAACATCACGGCGGCGGCCGAACGTTGCCACGTCAGCCAGCCCTCCCTCTCGGCGGGACTGCGCCAGCTGGAAGAGGCGCTCGGTGACAGCCTGTTTATCCGGGGCAAGAAGGGGGTGGTGGCGAAAGATCCGGCCCACTATCTCTATCCCCACGCGGTCAAGCTGGTGGAGGAGGCGCGCCGCTTGCCGGAGCTGTTTCGCCAGAAAGCAACGCGCGCGAGGCTCAATATCGCCATCATGCCGGACTTGAGTCGCCGCCGGGTGGCCGGGCTGCTGCAGCAAGTACAGCGCGTGTTGCCGCAGCTGGATCTCACCCTCTCCGACTACACCACGCCCGCCGACTGCCGCTTGACGCTGGATGCCCTGCGCCGGGAGGACGAAATCTTCCTGCCGCTGTGGGAGGAGGATTACGTGCTCTGCGTACCGGTCGACCATCCCCTGGCCAGTCGCGGGAGGATCGAACTGGCCGAGCTGCAACATTATGATTTTATTGAGTGCCCGCCCTGCGAAGCCCATCAGCAGACCATAGGCCTGCTGGCCTGTGACCGGCTTACCCTCAATCTGGTGGCCAAGGCCGAAAGCAAGGGGTTGGTGATGGCGCTGGTGCTGGCGGGGGTTGGCATCAGTTTTCTGCCGGATGGTCTGGTGGAGGATGAGGCTGGGCTCTGTACCCTGCCGGTGAGCGGGCCGCGGATGTTTCGCCGGATCGGCCTCTGCTATCCCGCCCACCAGACCCTCAATCCGGCGTTGCGGGAACTGATCCCCGAGTTGGCAGGTTATGGCGCTTCCTGA